Proteins encoded within one genomic window of Empedobacter falsenii:
- a CDS encoding sugar 3,4-ketoisomerase, which translates to MKSKIINLPKIIDKRGNLSFFQGNNQLPFEIARTYWIYDVPGGEVRGSHAFKNQNEFIIALSGSFDVVINDGAVEQRFSLNRSYYGLYIPKMLWRKLENFSTNSLALIVSDKKYDENDYIRDFDEFKKLINAK; encoded by the coding sequence ATGAAATCAAAAATAATAAACCTTCCAAAGATTATAGATAAAAGAGGTAATTTATCCTTTTTTCAAGGTAATAATCAGCTTCCTTTTGAAATTGCTAGAACCTATTGGATTTATGATGTACCAGGAGGCGAAGTTCGAGGAAGTCATGCATTTAAAAATCAAAATGAATTTATTATTGCATTATCGGGTAGTTTTGATGTGGTTATTAATGATGGTGCTGTAGAACAAAGGTTTTCACTAAATAGATCATATTATGGACTTTACATACCTAAAATGTTGTGGAGAAAATTAGAGAATTTTTCGACAAATTCTTTAGCATTAATTGTATCAGACAAAAAATACGATGAGAACGACTATATCAGAGATTTTGATGAATTTAAAAAATTAATAAATGCAAAATAA
- a CDS encoding glycosyltransferase family 4 protein yields the protein MKILIPLAGGFGKAGGWRVLSELANRWIIEGNSVIFLVHKKTETPYFPTKAQIIYYDNSGEIVDCSDLNYKAPVLGALKIRTALRKALDKQTADIVLATHSFTAEPVCLSSIDAKKFYYVQAYEPDYYYKKSLKEILYKCISRKSYKLGLNIIVNAPMYLSYREIETDMFVYPGLDLLNFKPVSRKQNEKIILGTIGRLEEYKGTAYIVEAFKKLRQEFGDRIELHMAFGDSTLSNTDGIRLISPNGDLELAAYYNSLDMYLCAGTIQLEAVHYPVIEAMACKTPVITTGYQPADDSNSWKVSVKSSDEILLKVKEVLGVDTSKKVEKGFRDVQIFNWDNVSNKMLNYFKAKL from the coding sequence ATGAAAATATTAATTCCTTTAGCCGGAGGGTTTGGAAAAGCTGGTGGTTGGAGAGTTCTTTCAGAGCTAGCTAATAGATGGATTATAGAAGGTAACTCTGTCATCTTTTTGGTACATAAAAAAACCGAAACGCCTTATTTTCCTACAAAAGCGCAGATAATTTATTATGATAATTCTGGAGAAATTGTTGATTGTTCAGACCTGAATTATAAAGCTCCAGTTTTGGGAGCTTTAAAAATAAGAACAGCCTTAAGAAAGGCTTTAGATAAACAGACTGCTGACATAGTTTTAGCAACTCATAGTTTCACTGCAGAACCAGTTTGCTTATCAAGTATAGATGCAAAAAAGTTCTATTATGTTCAAGCTTATGAACCAGATTATTATTATAAAAAAAGTTTAAAGGAAATACTTTACAAATGTATAAGTAGGAAGTCTTACAAGTTGGGACTTAATATTATTGTGAATGCGCCTATGTATCTTTCTTATAGAGAGATAGAAACGGATATGTTTGTCTACCCTGGGTTAGATTTATTAAATTTTAAACCTGTTAGTAGAAAACAAAATGAAAAGATAATCTTAGGGACAATTGGTCGATTAGAAGAGTATAAAGGTACTGCTTATATTGTAGAGGCATTCAAGAAGTTAAGACAAGAATTTGGAGATAGGATAGAATTACATATGGCATTTGGAGATTCTACATTATCAAATACAGATGGAATAAGGCTTATTAGTCCAAATGGAGATCTAGAACTGGCAGCATACTACAATAGCTTGGATATGTATTTATGTGCAGGAACTATCCAATTAGAAGCAGTACATTATCCAGTTATTGAAGCAATGGCTTGTAAGACTCCAGTAATTACAACGGGCTATCAACCTGCTGATGATAGTAATTCTTGGAAAGTATCAGTAAAGAGCTCAGACGAAATTCTATTGAAAGTGAAAGAGGTTCTTGGTGTTGATACTTCGAAAAAAGTTGAAAAAGGTTTTAGAGATGTACAAATTTTTAATTGGGATAATGTTTCAAATAAAATGTTGAATTATTTTAAGGCTAAATTGTAA
- a CDS encoding glycosyltransferase family 4 protein, whose product MVAINKVLFLTKYSSKGASSRYRFYNYEKYLRHNNIEPTYKPLLDDLYIKNLYAKNAIMTKALAIYYIVKRFLFLFFLAKKYEHIVIEAELFPHFGFALDNFFLKKMKSFSLDFDDNIAANYVGTKNEDKIQKLMLLANFVTVGNRWYIREFKGNLIYLPTVIDLDYYPLFKTYPEKKSIVWIGSPSTQKYLLLLEDVFVEVNKVIPFTLKIIGGDVQFSNKQIKVEYTPWSAETENKELSEATLGIMPLHDSYWEKGKCGFKLIQYMASGIAVISSDLPANKEIVEEGINGFVVNSEKEWMDKLVFLLESNQTKEMGLSGRKRIESNYSYQVWGNRYAEIIKCNG is encoded by the coding sequence ATGGTAGCAATTAATAAAGTTTTATTTTTAACAAAATACTCCTCTAAAGGAGCAAGTTCGCGATACCGATTTTATAATTACGAAAAATATCTTCGTCATAATAATATTGAACCTACTTATAAGCCATTACTAGATGATTTGTACATTAAAAATTTGTATGCAAAGAATGCAATTATGACAAAAGCTTTAGCAATTTATTATATTGTTAAGCGTTTTTTATTTTTGTTTTTTTTAGCAAAAAAATATGAACATATAGTAATAGAAGCAGAATTATTTCCACATTTTGGTTTTGCTTTAGATAATTTTTTCCTAAAAAAGATGAAGTCCTTCAGTTTAGACTTTGATGATAATATTGCTGCAAACTATGTAGGGACAAAAAATGAAGATAAAATTCAAAAATTAATGTTGCTTGCTAATTTTGTTACCGTTGGTAATCGTTGGTATATAAGAGAATTTAAAGGGAATTTAATCTATCTACCAACCGTGATAGATTTAGATTATTATCCTCTTTTTAAAACTTATCCCGAAAAAAAATCCATTGTATGGATAGGATCTCCTTCCACACAGAAGTATTTGTTGTTATTGGAGGATGTATTCGTAGAGGTTAATAAAGTAATACCATTTACGTTAAAAATTATTGGTGGTGATGTGCAATTTTCTAATAAACAAATAAAAGTAGAATATACACCTTGGAGTGCTGAAACAGAAAATAAGGAATTATCTGAAGCTACTTTAGGTATTATGCCTTTACATGATTCTTATTGGGAAAAGGGTAAATGTGGTTTTAAGTTGATACAGTATATGGCAAGCGGTATTGCTGTAATTTCATCAGATTTACCTGCGAACAAAGAAATCGTGGAAGAAGGGATCAATGGTTTTGTAGTAAATTCAGAAAAGGAATGGATGGATAAATTAGTGTTTTTACTTGAAAGCAACCAGACAAAAGAAATGGGATTATCTGGTAGAAAAAGGATAGAGTCTAATTATAGCTATCAGGTTTGGGGTAATAGATATGCCGAAATAATTAAGTGTAATGGATAA
- a CDS encoding acyltransferase, with product MIKIHPLSDVQSQHIGDGTSVWQFSVILSEARIGQNCNINCQVFIENDVIIGNNVTIKPGVQIWDGVTLEDNVFIGPNVTFTNDLKPRSKQYPESFEKTLIKKGASIGANSTVIAGNVIGENAMIGAGSVITKEVPANTVWFGNPAKQKGVIDENGQIIYL from the coding sequence ATGATTAAGATACATCCTTTATCTGATGTGCAAAGTCAACATATTGGTGACGGCACTTCTGTTTGGCAATTTTCAGTAATTCTATCTGAAGCAAGAATTGGACAAAATTGTAATATTAATTGTCAAGTATTTATAGAAAACGATGTTATAATCGGTAATAATGTTACCATAAAACCAGGAGTTCAAATTTGGGATGGTGTTACTCTGGAAGATAATGTATTTATAGGACCAAATGTAACTTTTACAAATGATTTAAAACCAAGATCAAAACAGTACCCAGAAAGTTTTGAAAAGACATTAATAAAAAAAGGAGCTTCTATAGGAGCAAACTCCACAGTAATCGCTGGAAATGTAATAGGTGAAAATGCTATGATTGGAGCAGGAAGTGTAATTACTAAAGAAGTTCCAGCTAATACAGTTTGGTTTGGAAATCCAGCTAAACAAAAAGGTGTAATTGACGAAAATGGACAAATAATTTATTTATAA
- a CDS encoding sugar 3,4-ketoisomerase, giving the protein MQNKLSVFDCSVIDLGKISFDEGNLTVIENNSTFPFDVKRVFYLYDIAGGESRGAHAHIECHQFLIAASGSFEVSLDDGNYKRQVLLNRPNIGLHIPPGIWASEINFSSGAICLVMASHQYNEEDYLRNYEDFLNYIQND; this is encoded by the coding sequence ATGCAAAATAAATTATCAGTGTTTGATTGTTCAGTTATTGATTTAGGTAAAATTAGTTTCGATGAAGGTAATCTTACTGTTATTGAGAATAATTCGACATTTCCTTTTGATGTCAAAAGAGTTTTTTATTTGTATGATATTGCAGGAGGAGAAAGTAGGGGAGCTCATGCCCATATAGAATGTCATCAATTTTTAATAGCTGCAAGTGGAAGTTTTGAAGTAAGCCTTGATGATGGTAATTACAAACGTCAAGTTTTGTTAAACAGACCAAATATAGGATTACATATTCCTCCAGGAATTTGGGCCTCAGAAATTAATTTTTCATCAGGAGCGATCTGTTTGGTTATGGCTTCTCATCAATATAATGAAGAAGATTATCTTAGAAATTATGAAGACTTTTTAAATTATATTCAAAATGATTAA
- a CDS encoding EpsG family protein yields MYFILYSILLIFAFFEFVFRKTSLKLFFFFVVSSLFIITVSYTTSGPDFSNYQTHFQNSNLDYVRQASEPVHLFLIDFSKKIGFSFEEFYALYGVLIILPLLFFVLKSSPLPVFVMSIFFVIPFFPDITQIRNFLAISVFFTAIYFYRKSRVIFYALYILSVLCHFSMLSILPFFIIRKFSFFKNLKASNIIVLIGMALLVLVPRSISDPLITAINPKYNSYLEGTSTYLGTIVLFIPFFVLNNVVLYHYKNIFPKIKQNIDRQYKINIPFFIELITYANYLILLQYFIRDFSRITMNLSVLSYIYISIMVFYGWNTKKGEATSHIQMLILSIWSLATFYICFLALNDGEYFKIIEGIFINNSIYGSN; encoded by the coding sequence ATGTATTTTATTTTATACAGCATTCTGCTAATTTTTGCATTTTTTGAATTTGTCTTTAGAAAGACAAGTCTTAAGTTATTCTTTTTCTTTGTAGTGAGCAGCTTGTTTATCATTACAGTTTCTTATACTACTTCAGGACCTGATTTTAGCAATTATCAAACCCATTTTCAAAATAGTAATTTAGATTATGTTAGACAAGCATCTGAGCCAGTTCATTTATTCCTGATCGATTTTTCAAAGAAAATAGGATTTAGCTTTGAAGAATTTTATGCATTATATGGAGTTTTGATTATATTACCACTTCTCTTTTTCGTACTGAAGAGCTCACCTCTTCCTGTGTTCGTAATGAGTATATTTTTTGTAATCCCTTTTTTCCCTGATATTACACAAATAAGAAATTTTCTTGCAATATCTGTTTTTTTTACAGCAATTTATTTTTATAGAAAAAGTAGAGTCATATTTTATGCTTTGTATATTTTATCGGTTTTGTGTCACTTTTCTATGTTGTCCATTCTTCCTTTTTTTATCATTAGAAAATTTTCTTTTTTTAAAAATTTAAAAGCTTCGAATATTATTGTTTTAATAGGTATGGCTTTACTTGTTTTAGTACCACGAAGTATTAGTGATCCTTTAATCACAGCGATTAATCCAAAATATAATAGTTATTTAGAAGGTACAAGTACATATTTAGGAACGATTGTATTATTTATTCCTTTTTTTGTATTAAATAATGTGGTGCTTTATCATTATAAAAATATATTTCCAAAAATTAAACAAAATATTGATAGACAGTACAAAATAAATATTCCTTTTTTTATAGAACTTATAACATATGCTAACTATTTGATACTTTTACAATATTTTATTAGAGATTTTTCTCGTATAACAATGAATCTCTCCGTTTTGTCTTATATATATATATCAATCATGGTTTTTTATGGTTGGAACACAAAGAAAGGAGAAGCAACAAGCCATATACAAATGTTAATACTATCAATATGGAGTCTTGCGACTTTTTATATTTGCTTTTTAGCTTTGAATGACGGTGAATATTTTAAAATAATCGAAGGAATTTTTATTAACAATAGCATTTATGGTAGCAATTAA
- a CDS encoding O-antigen translocase: MISIKKILHSNELLKVFSFTGLSTLIKLLTSYITVKVVASIVGPSGIAIIGQLQNFVSIITTLGAGGINNGVVKYVSEYKDDTSFIKKIIGNGFRITVLFSSVVGGLVLFMSFFLSKWILLDSELYYVFMFLGLSLILMSINNFFISILNGYKEFKKYVIVNIITSIVGLFFTLILVYFLNLPGALIANVTYQSVILFVTIYFVKKSIWFNKIYLWNKFDRNIVKKFLSYSLMALVTAATAPVSQLVIRGYLIKNYSITDAGYWEAMNRISGLYLLFVTTSLGVYYLPKLSEIKSEKLLKEEVLKTYKLVLPIVLLSLIIMYFLKDFVITILFTKEFYPVKNLFSWQFLGDFFKIASWILAFIMVAKSKTKAFIITEIVFSISIILLSYFFINFNGVVGATQAYFVNYFLYFIIMLIYFRKLLLKTS; the protein is encoded by the coding sequence ATGATTTCAATAAAAAAAATATTACATTCTAATGAACTATTAAAAGTATTCTCTTTTACAGGGCTTTCTACCTTAATAAAATTATTAACAAGTTATATCACTGTAAAAGTAGTTGCTTCTATTGTTGGTCCAAGTGGGATAGCAATCATAGGACAGCTACAAAATTTTGTATCTATTATTACAACATTAGGTGCTGGAGGAATAAACAATGGTGTCGTTAAGTATGTATCTGAATATAAAGATGACACATCATTTATTAAAAAAATTATAGGAAATGGTTTTAGGATTACTGTATTATTTTCATCAGTGGTAGGAGGACTAGTTCTATTTATGAGTTTTTTTTTGAGTAAATGGATTTTATTAGACAGTGAGTTATACTATGTGTTTATGTTTTTGGGATTAAGTTTGATCTTAATGTCTATTAACAATTTTTTTATATCTATTCTAAATGGATATAAGGAATTTAAAAAATATGTAATAGTTAATATTATCACAAGTATTGTGGGACTATTTTTCACTTTGATCTTGGTTTATTTTCTGAATTTACCAGGTGCTTTAATTGCAAATGTAACTTATCAAAGTGTTATTCTTTTTGTTACAATTTACTTTGTAAAAAAGTCGATTTGGTTTAATAAAATTTATTTATGGAATAAATTTGATAGAAATATTGTAAAAAAATTTCTATCTTATTCTTTGATGGCATTAGTTACAGCTGCAACAGCCCCAGTCTCACAACTCGTCATTAGAGGATACTTAATAAAAAATTATTCTATTACAGATGCTGGCTATTGGGAAGCAATGAATAGAATTTCTGGATTATATTTATTATTTGTTACAACATCTTTAGGAGTTTATTATTTACCAAAACTTTCTGAAATTAAAAGTGAAAAATTACTAAAGGAAGAGGTTTTAAAAACTTATAAATTGGTTCTTCCAATTGTACTTTTGAGCTTAATTATAATGTATTTTTTAAAAGACTTTGTCATTACTATCTTATTTACAAAAGAGTTTTACCCAGTAAAAAATTTATTTTCCTGGCAATTTTTAGGAGATTTTTTCAAAATTGCGAGCTGGATTCTCGCTTTTATTATGGTTGCAAAATCAAAAACGAAAGCATTTATTATTACTGAAATTGTTTTTTCAATATCCATAATATTATTGTCCTATTTTTTTATCAATTTTAATGGTGTTGTTGGAGCAACACAAGCTTATTTTGTGAATTATTTTTTATATTTTATCATTATGTTAATCTATTTTAGAAAATTATTATTAAAAACTAGTTAA
- a CDS encoding DegT/DnrJ/EryC1/StrS family aminotransferase, which produces MIKFLDLQKINLSHQEEIEERMLKTFRSGWYLQGEELKTFENNLSNYIGAKHGIGVANGLDALRLILRGYIELGIMKKGDEVLVPSNTYIASILAISDNGLVPILVEPSDDNFNIDIDKIEDKITDKTKGILIVHLYGRAVFSKKLRDIATKHNLKIIEDNAQAIGAKWEGIRTGNLGDASGFSFYPGKNLGALGDAGAVTTNDDDLAAAIRAIANYGSNKKYVNTYKGLNSRLDEIQAAVLDVKLKYIDKDNDIRREIAKRYLAEIKNPKIILPENPQDEAEHVWHVFVVRTEHRNGLQAYLDDNGIQTIIHYPTPPHKQEAYKEWNDLSYPISEKMHNEVLSLPISPVMDENEVIEIIKILNSY; this is translated from the coding sequence ATGATTAAATTCTTAGACTTACAAAAAATAAATTTATCTCATCAAGAAGAAATAGAAGAAAGAATGTTAAAAACATTCCGTTCTGGTTGGTATTTACAAGGAGAAGAGCTAAAAACTTTTGAAAATAACTTGTCAAATTATATTGGAGCAAAACATGGTATTGGTGTTGCAAATGGATTAGATGCGTTAAGATTGATTCTTAGAGGCTACATAGAACTAGGTATTATGAAAAAAGGGGATGAAGTTTTAGTACCTTCTAATACATATATAGCTTCTATTCTTGCAATTTCTGATAATGGACTTGTTCCGATTTTGGTTGAACCTTCTGACGATAATTTTAATATTGATATAGATAAAATCGAGGATAAGATTACAGATAAAACGAAAGGAATCTTAATTGTTCATTTGTATGGAAGAGCTGTTTTCTCTAAAAAATTAAGAGATATTGCGACAAAACATAATCTTAAAATTATTGAAGATAACGCCCAAGCCATAGGAGCTAAATGGGAAGGAATAAGAACTGGAAATTTAGGTGATGCATCTGGATTTAGCTTTTATCCAGGGAAAAACCTTGGTGCTTTAGGAGATGCAGGTGCAGTTACAACCAATGATGACGATTTAGCTGCAGCTATTAGAGCTATAGCTAATTACGGGTCCAATAAAAAATATGTAAACACCTATAAAGGTCTTAATAGTCGTTTAGACGAAATTCAGGCTGCCGTTTTGGATGTAAAACTAAAGTATATTGATAAGGACAATGATATAAGAAGAGAAATAGCCAAAAGATATTTAGCAGAAATTAAGAATCCTAAAATTATTCTTCCAGAAAACCCTCAAGACGAAGCAGAACATGTTTGGCATGTATTTGTTGTAAGAACAGAGCATAGAAATGGATTGCAAGCTTATTTGGATGACAACGGAATTCAAACGATTATTCATTACCCAACTCCGCCACATAAGCAAGAAGCTTATAAAGAATGGAATGATTTATCATATCCAATTTCGGAAAAAATGCATAACGAAGTATTGAGTTTGCCTATTAGTCCTGTGATGGATGAAAATGAAGTTATTGAAATAATAAAAATCTTGAATTCTTATTAA